A part of Sparus aurata chromosome 19, fSpaAur1.1, whole genome shotgun sequence genomic DNA contains:
- the LOC115569887 gene encoding NACHT, LRR and PYD domains-containing protein 14-like produces the protein MTSDQNMSHREVEEEEDGAESAVSSRLSRRNDLYQDPPPGFSTEPEPSSTQQRAESPVSSCLSLKSDRSRYEPPYFSTEPGPSDTKERKRRHVSVEEQPSCCSLCQDVLKDPVSTSCGHWFCRQCITSYWDQSASSEHSSCPQCGERSRTRAGLQTVSQTNTVQMNVVLQEVLDEHKISLRRRCERVTEGSDETGSDGTGSDETGSGTLLNRIYTELYITEGQSEEVNTQHEVRQLETASKMETLHDTPIRCCDIFKASPDQQRCIRVVLTNGVAGVGKTFSVQKFTLDWAEGSENQDVSLLVLLSFRELNLIRDEQYSLLRLLHVFHPTIQKVTAEKLAVCKLLFIFDGLDESRLSLDFNNHEVVSDVTQKSSVSVLLTNLIQGKLLPSALVWITSRPAAANQIPPSCVDRVTEVRGFTDVQKEEYFRRRFSDEDLSSRIISHIKTSRSLHIMCLIPVFCWITATVLDHMLTTDQRGELPKTLTDMYSHFLLVQTKRKKQKYDEGRETSPQELTEADREVLLKLGRLAFEHLETGNIMFYQEDLERCGLNVTEASVYSGVCTEIFRRESVIFQKTVYCFVHLSVQEFLAAVYMFHCFTNKNKEVIKAFLGKKHVDSTLDVLLMGAMVKSLKSKNGHLDLFVRVLHGLSLESNQRLLAGLLGHTDNSPELIQRAINNLKKMNSDEISPDRSINIFHCLMEMNDHSVHQEIQEFLKSKNRTKKKLSVIHCSALAYMLQMSEEVLNELDLKKYKTSEEGGQRLIPVVRNCRIARFAYCRLSEIHCEVVTSALRSNPSHLRELDLSDNNLQDSGVKLLCSGLKSPNCKLETLKLRSCWLSEISCASLASALKSNPFHLRQLELSDNNNLKDSGVKLLCDFLQSPNCRLESLRLSGCSLSEISCASLASALKSNPSHLRELELNGNNLQDSGVKLLCDLKESPDCRLETLRSAEGWSQFMRVSAVLY, from the exons ATGACTTCAGACCAGAACATGAGCCatagagaggtggaggaagaggaggatggagcaGAGTCTGCTGTCTCCAGCCGTCTGTCTCGGAGGAATGACCTGTACCAAGATCCACCTCCAGGcttcagtactgaaccagaACCCTCCTCCACACA acagagagcagagtctccagtctccagctgtctgtctctgaagagtgaccggtccagATATGAACCTCCAtacttcagtactgaacctggaccctcagacacaaa agagaggaagaggaggcatgtttctgtggaggagcagccgtcctgctgttctttgtgtcaggacgtcctgaaggatccagtctctaccagctgtggacactggttctgcagacagtgcatcacctcatactgggaccagtctgcttcatcagaacactcctcctgtccccagtgtggagaaagatccagaacaagagctggactgcagacagtcagtcagactaaCACTGTACAAA TGAATGTTGttctgcaggaggttttagatgaacataagatcagtctgaggaggagatgtgaacgtgtgactgaaggaagtgatgaaacaggaagtgatggaacaggaagtgatgaaacaggaagtggaaccctcctcaacaggatctacactgagctctacatcacagagggacagagtgaagaggttaatacgcaacatgaggtgagacagctagagacagcttccaagatggagaccctccatgacactccaatcaggtgctgcgacatctttaaagcctcacctgaccaacagagatgcatcagagtcgttctgaccaacggcgtcgctggagttggaaaaaccttctcggtgcagaagttcactctggactgggcagagggctccgaaaaccaagatgtcagtctgctggttctgctgtcgttcagggagctgaacctgatcagagatgagcagtacagtcttctcaggctgctccatgttttccatccaacaatacagaaggtgacagcagagaagctcgctgtctgtaaacttctcttcatctttgacggcctggatgaaagcagactttcactggatttcaacaaccatgaggttgtgtctgatgtcacacagaagtcatcagtcagcgtgctgctgacaaacctcatccaggggaagctgcttccctcggctctcgtctggatcacttccagacctgcagcagccaatcagatccctccttcatgtgtggacagggtaacagaagtacgaggcttcactgacgtccagaaggaggagtacttcaggaggaggttcagtgatgaagatctgtccagcagaatcatctcacacatcaagacctccaggagcctccacatcatgtgtctgatcccagtcttctgttggatcactgctacagttctggaccacatgttgactacagaccagagaggagagctgcccaagaccctgactgacatgtactcacacttcctgctggttcagacaaagaggaagaagcagaagtacgatgagggacgtgagacaagtccacaggagctgacggaggctgacagggaagttcttctgaagctggggaggctggcgtttgaacatctggagacaggaaacatcatgttctaccaagaagacctggagcgctgtggtcttaatgtcacagaggcctcggtgtactcaggagtttgtacagagatcttcagaagagagagtgtgatcttccagaaaacagtctactgctttgttcatctgagtgttcaggagtttctggctgcagtctacatgttccactgtttcACCAACAAGAACAAAGAGGTAATTAAGGCTTTTCTGGGAAAGAAACATGTTGATTCAACACTTGATGTCCTGCTGATGGGAGCAATGGTGAAATCCCTGaaaagtaaaaatggccacctggacctgtttgttcgcgtccttcatggcctctctctggagtccaaccagagactcttagcaggcctgctgggtcacacagacaacagtccagaactcatccagagagccatcaacaacctgaagaagatgaacagtgatgagatctctcctgacagaagcatcaacatctttcattgtctgatggagatgaacgaccactcagttcatcaggagatccaagagttcctgaagtcaaagaacagaacaaagaagaaactctctgtgatccactgctcagctctggcctacatgctgcagatgtcagaggaggttctgaaTGAGTTGGACCTGAAGAAGTACAAAAcatcagaggagggaggacagagactGATTCCAGTTGTGAGGAACTGCAGAATTGCTCG ATTTGCTTATTGTAGACTCTCAGAGATTCACTGTGAAGTTGTGACCTCAGCTCTGaggtccaacccctcccatctgagagagctggacctgagtgacaacaacctgcaggattcaggagtgaagctgctgtgttctggactgaagagtccaaactgtaaacTGGAGACTCTGAA attaaGGAGCTGCtggttgtcagagatcagctgtgcttctctggcctcagctctgaagtccaaccccttcCATCTGAGACAGCTGGAGCTGAGTGAcaacaacaacctgaaggattcaggagtgaagctgctgtgtgattttctgcagagtccaaactgtagactggagagtctgag attgagtggctgcagtttgtcagagatcagctgtgcttctctggcctcagctctgaagtccaacccctcccatctgagagagctggaacTGAATggaaacaacctgcaggattcaggagtgaagctgctgtgtgatctgaaggagagtccagactgtagactggagactctgaggtcagcagagggttggagtcagttCATGCGGGTCTCAGCAGTATTGTACTAA
- the LOC115569974 gene encoding checkpoint protein HUS1-like — protein MPDFDVSIYLPPLKTMKNVVDRMKNLSNFLVMEANLNGEMNLKIETDLVSVTTHFKDLGNPPWGDDASQDGGPSQSRDPEDMAQARVDIRKLQQFLMGQQVNPSKAMCNIVHERVVHLILLHEDVSLQYFIPAVA, from the exons ATGCCAGACTTCGAT GTCAGCATCTACCTGCCTCCTCTGAAGACGATGAAGAACGTCGTGGACAGAATGAAGAACCTCTCCAACTTCCTG gtgatgGAGGCCAACCTGAACGGAGAGATGAACCTGAAGATCGAGACGGACCTGGTCTCTGTCACCACTCACTTCAAAGACCTGGGAAACCCTCCGTGGG GTGATGACGCCTCCCAGGATGGCGGTCCGTCTCAGAGCAGGGACCCAGAGGACATGGCCCAGGCCCGGGTGGACAtcaggaagctgcagcagttcCTCATGGGACAGCAGGTCAACCCCAGCAAGGCCATGTGCA ATATCGTCCATGAAAGGGTCGTCCACCTGATTCTGCTGCATGAAGACGTGTCGCTGCAGTATTTTATCCCCGCGGTGGCGTAG